One Streptomyces sp. NBC_00102 DNA segment encodes these proteins:
- a CDS encoding prolyl oligopeptidase family serine peptidase: protein MTSQKLSFPRQHARTQRFTRGAPRAFSVSPDGTRVVFLRSSSGTDPVNRLWVLDLSTGQERIAADPEALLAGSAEKLSPQERARRERAREGGTGIVGYALDAEAELAAFALSGKVYVAELRAGTARALPVPGPVIDPRPSPDGRHVAYVARGALRVVGSDGTDDRAVAEPEGEHLTYGLAEFIAQEEMGRDRGFWWSPESDRLLVAQVDDSPVRRWWIADPAHPERKPAEVAYPAAGTPNAEVRLFVMDLAGGRTEVEWDRARFPYLARVHWSSAGAPLLLVQARDQRGQRYLTVDPATGATRTVHADEDPAWLDLFGGVPAWTPDGRLVRIADEGGARVLHVGDRALTGARLHLQAVLDVGESDVLVQAVAGEEAAAPEIGESHVYRVSELGVERMSEGVGVHSAVRSGPLTVLLSTSLEHPGATARVLRDGKQVAQVANHAQEPGLRPRLTLTEGGARRIPCAVLLPTGYQESDGPLPVLMDPYGGPHGRRVVAAYNAHLTSQWFADQGFAVVVADGRGAPGRSPAWEKAVLNNLVLTLDDQVEALHALAGHFPLDLSKVAMRGWSYGGFLAGLAVLRRPDVFHAAVVGAPVTDQRLYDTHYMERYLGDPAEQPEVYARNSLVTDDGLSEPADTVRPMMIVHGLADDNVVVAHTLRLSSALLAAGRPHEVLPLSGVTHMTPQEEVAENLLLLQVDFLKRSLGL, encoded by the coding sequence ATGACCTCGCAGAAGCTGTCTTTTCCCCGTCAGCACGCCCGGACCCAACGATTCACCCGGGGTGCGCCCCGGGCCTTCTCCGTCTCACCTGACGGGACGCGGGTGGTCTTCCTGCGTTCCTCCTCCGGCACGGATCCCGTCAACAGGCTGTGGGTGCTGGACCTTTCCACCGGCCAGGAGCGCATCGCCGCCGACCCGGAGGCGCTGCTGGCCGGTTCGGCGGAGAAGCTCTCGCCCCAGGAGCGGGCGCGACGCGAACGCGCACGTGAGGGCGGCACCGGCATCGTCGGGTACGCGCTGGACGCCGAGGCGGAGTTGGCCGCCTTCGCGCTCTCCGGCAAGGTGTACGTGGCCGAATTGCGTGCGGGCACCGCGCGGGCGCTGCCGGTCCCGGGGCCGGTCATCGACCCCCGCCCCTCCCCCGACGGCAGGCACGTCGCCTACGTCGCGCGGGGCGCGCTGCGGGTGGTCGGCTCGGACGGTACGGACGACCGGGCGGTGGCCGAGCCCGAGGGGGAGCACCTCACCTACGGGCTCGCGGAGTTCATCGCGCAGGAGGAGATGGGCCGCGACCGGGGCTTCTGGTGGTCGCCGGAGTCGGACCGGCTGCTGGTGGCCCAGGTGGACGACAGCCCGGTCCGGCGTTGGTGGATCGCCGATCCGGCGCACCCGGAGCGCAAGCCGGCCGAGGTCGCCTACCCGGCGGCCGGGACGCCCAACGCGGAGGTCCGGCTCTTCGTCATGGACCTCGCCGGCGGGCGCACCGAGGTGGAGTGGGACCGGGCGCGCTTCCCGTATCTGGCCCGGGTGCACTGGTCGTCGGCGGGTGCGCCGCTGCTGCTGGTACAGGCCCGCGACCAGCGTGGCCAGCGGTACCTGACGGTGGACCCGGCGACCGGGGCGACCCGGACCGTGCACGCCGACGAGGACCCGGCGTGGCTTGATCTTTTCGGTGGGGTGCCCGCCTGGACGCCGGACGGGCGGCTCGTGCGGATCGCGGACGAGGGCGGGGCGCGCGTCCTGCACGTCGGCGACCGGGCCCTGACCGGGGCGCGACTGCACCTCCAGGCGGTCCTGGACGTCGGCGAGTCCGACGTCCTGGTGCAGGCGGTGGCGGGCGAGGAGGCCGCCGCACCGGAGATCGGCGAGAGCCATGTGTACCGGGTGAGCGAACTGGGCGTCGAACGGATGTCGGAGGGGGTGGGTGTCCACTCGGCGGTCCGCTCCGGCCCTCTCACGGTGCTGCTCTCCACTTCCCTGGAGCACCCCGGCGCGACCGCGCGCGTCCTGCGGGACGGCAAGCAGGTCGCCCAGGTGGCGAACCACGCCCAGGAACCCGGACTGCGGCCCCGGCTCACCCTCACCGAGGGGGGCGCGCGGCGCATCCCGTGCGCCGTACTGCTGCCCACCGGCTACCAGGAGTCGGACGGTCCGCTTCCGGTTCTGATGGACCCGTACGGAGGCCCGCACGGCCGCCGGGTGGTCGCGGCGTACAACGCCCACCTCACCTCCCAGTGGTTCGCCGACCAAGGCTTCGCGGTGGTCGTGGCGGACGGCCGGGGAGCCCCGGGCCGCTCCCCCGCCTGGGAGAAGGCCGTGCTCAACAACCTGGTCCTCACCCTGGACGACCAGGTGGAGGCCCTGCACGCGCTGGCCGGGCACTTCCCGCTGGACCTGTCGAAGGTGGCGATGCGCGGCTGGTCGTACGGCGGCTTCCTCGCGGGCCTCGCGGTACTGCGGCGCCCGGACGTGTTCCACGCGGCGGTCGTGGGAGCCCCGGTCACCGACCAGCGCCTCTACGACACCCACTACATGGAGCGGTACCTCGGCGACCCCGCCGAACAGCCCGAGGTGTACGCGCGCAACTCGCTGGTGACCGACGACGGGCTGTCCGAACCCGCCGACACCGTACGGCCGATGATGATCGTGCACGGCCTGGCCGACGACAACGTGGTGGTCGCGCACACCCTGCGGCTCTCCTCCGCGCTGCTCGCGGCGGGCCGCCCGCACGAGGTGCTGCCGCTGAGCGGGGTGACCCACATGACCCCGCAGGAGGAGGTGGCGGAGAACCTGCTGCTGCTCCAGGTGGACTTCCTCAAGCGGTCGCTGGGCCTCTGA
- the mshB gene encoding N-acetyl-1-D-myo-inositol-2-amino-2-deoxy-alpha-D-glucopyranoside deacetylase: protein MKDLPARRLLLVHAHPDDESINNGATMAKYVSQGAHVTLVTCTLGEEGEVIPPSLAHLAADRDDTLGPYRVGELAAAMKELGVTDHRFLGAPGRYRDSGMMGTEQNHRPGAFWDTAVDEAAAPLVDVIREIRPQVLVTYDPDGGYGHPDHVQAHRVATRAAELAADPGYAGGSGTPDAPHAIAKIYWNRTPRPVAEEAFARLRAEAPGVFAEIAEVDDVPGVTEESAITTEIDGSAYAEAKAAAMRAHATQVAVHGPWFALSNDKGQPLFTTEYYQLVHGVAGGGGAREEDLFAGLPEAAVTGDRS from the coding sequence ATGAAGGACCTTCCCGCCCGCCGTCTGCTCCTGGTGCACGCGCACCCCGACGACGAGTCGATCAACAACGGCGCCACCATGGCCAAGTACGTCTCCCAGGGCGCCCACGTCACGCTGGTGACCTGCACCCTCGGCGAGGAGGGCGAGGTCATCCCGCCGTCGCTGGCGCACCTCGCGGCCGACCGGGACGACACCCTCGGCCCGTACCGGGTGGGTGAACTCGCCGCCGCCATGAAGGAACTGGGGGTCACCGACCACCGCTTCCTGGGCGCCCCGGGCCGGTACCGCGACTCCGGGATGATGGGCACCGAGCAGAACCACCGGCCCGGCGCCTTCTGGGACACCGCGGTGGACGAGGCGGCCGCCCCGCTGGTGGACGTCATCCGCGAGATCCGCCCGCAGGTCCTGGTGACGTACGACCCCGACGGCGGCTACGGCCACCCCGACCACGTCCAGGCGCACCGGGTGGCGACCCGTGCGGCCGAGCTCGCCGCCGACCCCGGGTACGCGGGCGGTTCCGGCACCCCGGACGCGCCGCACGCCATCGCGAAGATCTACTGGAACCGGACCCCCCGGCCGGTCGCCGAGGAAGCGTTCGCCCGGCTCCGGGCCGAGGCGCCCGGGGTGTTCGCGGAGATCGCGGAGGTCGACGACGTCCCCGGGGTGACCGAGGAGTCCGCGATCACCACGGAGATCGACGGCTCGGCGTACGCGGAGGCGAAGGCGGCGGCCATGCGGGCCCACGCCACCCAGGTCGCCGTGCACGGCCCCTGGTTCGCCCTCTCCAACGACAAGGGCCAGCCGCTCTTCACCACCGAGTACTACCAACTGGTCCACGGCGTCGCCGGAGGCGGCGGGGCGCGCGAGGAGGACCTCTTCGCGGGTCTGCCCGAGGCCGCCGTGACGGGGGACCGGTCATGA
- a CDS encoding DUF6113 family protein has translation MSGRKSRDDRARAEARAPRTNAPPRAPEPTGMAAPLNPRRIGAYLGLAVLGALVQLAGSLVQGAWFPGGLLLALAGGAGVFYGGRLLTRTQLGALAPAAGWLVALFVVLAGRPEGDALFGGGDEIALALFALGGMVVAVICATFSGGPLSANDQERSGR, from the coding sequence ATGAGCGGCAGGAAGAGCCGGGACGACCGGGCCCGCGCCGAGGCCCGCGCCCCGCGCACCAACGCCCCGCCCCGGGCGCCCGAGCCCACCGGGATGGCGGCCCCGCTCAACCCCCGCAGGATCGGCGCCTACCTCGGCCTCGCGGTCCTCGGAGCGCTGGTGCAGCTGGCCGGTTCACTGGTTCAGGGGGCCTGGTTCCCCGGTGGCCTGCTGCTGGCCCTGGCCGGCGGCGCGGGTGTCTTCTACGGCGGCCGCCTTCTCACCCGCACGCAGCTCGGCGCCCTCGCGCCCGCCGCCGGGTGGCTGGTCGCGTTGTTCGTGGTGCTGGCCGGACGCCCCGAGGGAGACGCCCTCTTCGGCGGCGGCGACGAGATCGCCCTGGCGCTCTTCGCCCTCGGAGGGATGGTGGTCGCTGTGATCTGCGCCACCTTCTCCGGAGGGCCTCTTTCGGCCAACGACCAGGAACGTTCAGGCCGGTGA
- a CDS encoding ABC transporter ATP-binding protein: MTTTAIGATAAATAVVSFDQVSKAYGDVRAVDGLHLDLHPGETVALLGPNGAGKSSTLDLLLGLRTADSGTVQVFGTTPQAAIAAGRVGAMLQSGGLMEDVTVEEIVRLACSLHPRAYPVGEVLARAGIASIAGRMVNKLSGGQEQRVRFALATAGANDLIVLDEPTTGMDVTARQAFWATMREQADQGRTVLFATHYLEEADAIADRVLVLHKGRLLADGTAAEIKAMAGVRRISFELEGPVDEAALRALPFLSALDISGDRVRIQSRNADATVHAVYGLGLYPRALEVAGLGLEQAFVAITEAEEARTS; encoded by the coding sequence ATGACAACGACAGCCATCGGAGCGACCGCCGCAGCCACGGCCGTGGTCAGTTTCGACCAGGTGAGCAAGGCGTACGGAGACGTGCGCGCGGTCGACGGACTCCACCTCGACCTGCACCCCGGCGAGACCGTGGCGCTGCTCGGCCCCAACGGTGCCGGGAAGTCCTCCACGCTGGACCTGCTGCTCGGGCTGCGTACGGCGGACAGCGGTACGGTCCAGGTCTTCGGCACCACGCCGCAGGCGGCCATCGCCGCCGGGCGGGTCGGCGCGATGCTGCAGAGCGGCGGGCTGATGGAGGACGTCACCGTCGAGGAGATCGTCCGGCTCGCGTGCAGCCTGCACCCGCGGGCGTACCCGGTCGGTGAGGTGCTGGCGCGGGCCGGCATCGCGTCGATCGCCGGCCGCATGGTCAACAAGCTCTCCGGCGGCCAGGAGCAGCGGGTGCGGTTCGCGCTCGCCACCGCCGGGGCCAACGACCTGATCGTGCTCGACGAGCCGACCACCGGCATGGACGTCACCGCCCGCCAGGCCTTCTGGGCCACCATGCGCGAGCAGGCGGACCAGGGACGTACCGTCCTGTTCGCCACCCACTACCTCGAAGAGGCCGACGCGATCGCCGACCGCGTCCTCGTCCTCCACAAGGGCCGGCTGCTCGCCGACGGCACCGCCGCCGAGATCAAGGCCATGGCGGGGGTCCGCCGGATCTCGTTCGAGCTGGAGGGCCCGGTCGACGAGGCGGCCCTGCGCGCCCTGCCGTTCCTCTCCGCGCTCGACATCAGCGGCGACCGGGTACGCATCCAGTCGCGGAACGCCGACGCGACCGTCCACGCGGTCTACGGCCTCGGCCTCTACCCGCGCGCACTCGAAGTAGCCGGACTCGGCCTGGAACAGGCCTTCGTCGCCATCACCGAGGCCGAGGAGGCCCGCACCTCATGA
- a CDS encoding ABC transporter permease, giving the protein MFFSVLYPSVIYLAVSSTQNTTGLVPGTRLTMQAFFMVAMGSFGALTAVLMGNSERIAKEREKGWVRQLRLTALPGHAYVLAKIASAAIVTLPCIVVVFVVAAAVKGVRLEAWQWFALTGVIWAGSLVFAALGVAIGYLASGDAVRPITMIIYFGLSILGGLWMPSSTFPEWLQNISRWLPTHAYAALGQAIETGGAPHSGDVLLLCVYFVVFAGGAAWLYRKDTLKA; this is encoded by the coding sequence ATGTTCTTCTCGGTCCTCTATCCCTCCGTGATCTACCTGGCGGTCTCCAGCACCCAGAACACCACGGGACTGGTCCCCGGCACCCGGCTGACCATGCAGGCCTTCTTCATGGTCGCGATGGGCTCCTTCGGCGCGCTGACCGCCGTACTCATGGGCAACAGCGAACGCATCGCCAAAGAGCGCGAGAAGGGCTGGGTACGCCAGCTCCGGCTGACCGCACTGCCCGGTCACGCCTACGTCCTCGCGAAGATCGCCAGTGCCGCGATCGTCACCCTGCCCTGCATCGTGGTCGTGTTCGTGGTGGCCGCCGCGGTCAAGGGCGTACGGCTGGAGGCCTGGCAGTGGTTCGCGCTGACCGGGGTCATCTGGGCCGGATCGCTCGTCTTCGCCGCCCTCGGCGTGGCCATCGGCTACCTGGCCAGCGGCGACGCGGTGCGCCCGATCACGATGATCATCTACTTCGGTCTGTCGATCCTCGGCGGACTCTGGATGCCCAGCTCCACCTTCCCCGAGTGGCTCCAGAACATCTCCCGCTGGCTGCCCACGCACGCGTACGCCGCACTCGGCCAGGCCATCGAGACCGGCGGGGCTCCGCACTCCGGGGACGTCCTCCTGCTCTGCGTCTACTTCGTGGTCTTCGCGGGCGGCGCGGCCTGGCTCTACCGGAAGGACACCCTGAAGGCGTGA
- a CDS encoding sensor histidine kinase: MSDDVTGVGIGRPPVTRRQTATKMFWICVWLAFMSAPVSDLADGHHTPWATALGCLGLAAFGAVYLMLVFRHTSRSPNITRAGWTVALLTACATVLSLTLGPSWLVLFVYVSVSAGAVLPLRVAGRVIPALTALMAGLGLARGAEDAGSLVLGLLLPALLGGFAMTGVRQLVRTTVELREARATVAQLAANEERLRLARDLHDLLGHSLSLITLKSELAGRMLPGHPEQAALQVADIERVSRQALVDVRDAVTGYRRLTLPGELAGARTALAAAGITAAVPADAPATGTLPAGSEEALAWGLREAVTNVVRHSGARTCTVTLAPRQTLAGRFLELVVVDDGRGGAGIPSGIASAADTGITPGNGLTGLRERLAAVDGTLTAGPADTGRGFRLTLSVPLDTNAAGEHA; encoded by the coding sequence GTGAGCGACGACGTCACGGGGGTGGGCATCGGGCGCCCGCCCGTCACCCGCCGCCAGACAGCGACGAAAATGTTCTGGATCTGTGTCTGGCTGGCGTTCATGAGCGCCCCGGTCTCCGACCTCGCGGACGGCCACCACACCCCGTGGGCCACGGCACTCGGCTGCCTCGGACTGGCCGCCTTCGGGGCCGTGTACCTGATGCTGGTCTTCCGCCACACGTCGCGCTCGCCGAACATCACCCGGGCCGGGTGGACGGTCGCGCTGCTCACCGCGTGTGCCACCGTCCTCAGCCTGACCCTCGGGCCGTCCTGGCTGGTGCTCTTCGTCTACGTCAGCGTCTCGGCCGGGGCCGTTCTCCCGCTACGCGTCGCCGGCCGCGTGATCCCCGCCCTGACGGCCCTGATGGCCGGGCTCGGCCTCGCGCGGGGCGCCGAGGACGCGGGGAGCCTGGTCCTCGGACTGCTGCTGCCCGCACTGCTCGGCGGGTTCGCCATGACCGGCGTACGCCAACTGGTCCGTACGACGGTCGAACTGCGCGAGGCCCGCGCCACGGTCGCCCAACTCGCCGCCAACGAGGAGCGGTTGCGTCTCGCCCGCGATCTGCACGACCTGCTCGGCCACTCGCTCTCGCTGATCACCCTGAAGAGCGAACTGGCCGGGCGGATGCTCCCCGGCCATCCCGAACAGGCGGCCCTGCAGGTCGCCGACATCGAACGGGTCAGCCGCCAGGCACTGGTGGACGTACGCGACGCCGTCACCGGCTACCGCAGGCTCACCCTCCCCGGCGAACTGGCGGGAGCCCGTACGGCGTTGGCGGCGGCGGGTATCACCGCCGCCGTCCCCGCCGACGCTCCGGCCACGGGCACCCTGCCCGCGGGCTCCGAAGAGGCCCTCGCCTGGGGGCTGCGGGAAGCCGTCACCAACGTCGTACGCCACAGCGGGGCCAGGACCTGCACGGTCACCCTCGCCCCCCGGCAGACCCTGGCCGGCCGGTTCCTCGAACTCGTCGTCGTGGACGACGGACGGGGTGGGGCGGGCATCCCGTCCGGTATCGCGTCCGCGGCCGATACCGGCATCACCCCCGGCAACGGTCTCACCGGCCTGCGCGAGCGCCTCGCCGCAGTGGACGGCACCCTCACCGCCGGGCCCGCCGACACGGGCCGGGGCTTCCGGCTCACCCTCAGTGTCCCGCTGGACACGAACGCGGCGGGTGAACACGCTTGA
- a CDS encoding MerR family transcriptional regulator, giving the protein MPAVEWKIGGAAALLGVATHVLRHWEDIGLLTPRRLPSGHRVYDDRTVGRARLIQIGQRAGLSLAEIGELASGERADRIGLIDAKRARIAEHIANLELADRYLAHLVHCVHPVVSDCPECSALVERGARSAITQRALSDRRDR; this is encoded by the coding sequence ATGCCCGCAGTGGAGTGGAAGATCGGCGGTGCGGCTGCCCTGCTCGGGGTGGCCACCCATGTCCTGCGCCACTGGGAGGACATCGGGCTGCTCACCCCTCGACGGCTGCCCTCCGGGCATCGCGTCTACGACGACCGGACAGTCGGCCGGGCCCGCCTCATCCAAATCGGTCAGCGGGCCGGGCTCTCACTCGCCGAAATCGGTGAACTCGCCTCGGGTGAACGGGCCGACCGCATCGGTCTGATCGACGCGAAGCGCGCCCGGATCGCCGAACACATCGCGAACCTCGAACTGGCCGACCGGTACTTGGCCCACCTGGTGCACTGCGTACACCCGGTCGTCTCCGACTGCCCGGAGTGCTCCGCCCTGGTGGAACGGGGGGCGCGGTCGGCGATCACCCAGCGGGCGCTTTCGGACCGGCGGGACAGGTAG
- a CDS encoding MBL fold metallo-hydrolase, with translation MPTALIVEGLRQPRRIENSLLSFVITHPEATFIVDPGVCLDVDSRAVAELPAFLRFAVRPPADTVATVTALRERPGPSLDFALPTHAHWDHVCGLLDLPELPVHLHRREHDWVVGGSIAPVGGVREALRGRGVVQYELDGPPILTFTASHDLFGDGSVVLVDLAGHTPGSVGVLAHTATGWVLLAGDAAWHTDQIDLIRQKAGYPGELADEDRHETFRTLHRLHAARGRVTIIPTHDHRAAQQLPT, from the coding sequence GTGCCCACCGCACTGATCGTGGAAGGGTTACGGCAGCCGCGGCGCATCGAGAATTCGCTGCTGTCGTTCGTGATCACCCACCCGGAAGCGACGTTCATCGTGGATCCGGGTGTCTGTCTGGATGTCGACAGCCGCGCCGTCGCGGAGTTGCCCGCGTTCCTGCGGTTCGCGGTGCGTCCCCCGGCCGACACCGTCGCCACCGTTACCGCGCTGCGTGAGCGGCCGGGTCCCAGCCTGGATTTCGCGCTGCCGACGCACGCGCATTGGGACCACGTGTGCGGACTCCTCGATCTTCCCGAACTGCCGGTACATCTGCACCGCCGCGAACACGACTGGGTCGTGGGAGGCTCGATCGCGCCCGTTGGCGGTGTCCGCGAGGCCCTGCGCGGCCGGGGTGTTGTCCAGTACGAACTGGACGGCCCGCCGATCCTCACGTTTACCGCCAGCCACGACCTCTTCGGTGACGGTTCCGTCGTGCTCGTCGACCTCGCGGGACACACCCCTGGCAGCGTCGGAGTCCTGGCGCACACGGCAACGGGCTGGGTGCTGCTCGCCGGTGACGCTGCCTGGCACACCGACCAGATCGACCTCATCCGGCAGAAGGCCGGCTACCCCGGCGAGCTCGCCGACGAAGACCGGCACGAGACCTTCCGGACGCTGCACCGTCTGCACGCCGCCAGGGGCCGAGTCACGATCATCCCGACGCACGACCATCGCGCGGCCCAGCAGTTGCCGACCTGA
- a CDS encoding DNA-binding response regulator, which translates to MSVIRLLLAEDQSMVREALAALLGLEPDIEVVAQVARGDEVLDAARAHAVDVALLDIEMPGMTGIEAAGVLHRELPSVKIVVVTTFGRPGYLRRAMEAGADAFLVKDAPAAQLAAAVRKVIAGERVIDPALAAAALAEGANPLTERERDVLRAAADGSTNAEIARALHLSHGTVRNYLSTAIQKTAARNRADAVRIAADKGWL; encoded by the coding sequence ATGAGCGTGATCCGACTCCTCCTCGCCGAGGACCAGTCCATGGTGCGGGAGGCCCTCGCCGCGCTCCTCGGGCTCGAACCCGACATCGAGGTGGTGGCCCAGGTGGCGCGCGGCGACGAGGTCCTCGACGCCGCACGCGCCCACGCGGTCGACGTGGCCCTCCTGGACATCGAGATGCCGGGCATGACCGGCATCGAGGCCGCCGGAGTGCTGCACCGAGAACTCCCGTCCGTGAAGATCGTGGTCGTCACCACCTTCGGCCGCCCCGGCTACCTCCGCCGCGCCATGGAGGCGGGCGCCGACGCGTTCCTGGTGAAGGACGCGCCCGCCGCCCAACTCGCCGCAGCGGTACGGAAGGTGATCGCGGGGGAACGCGTCATCGACCCGGCCCTGGCCGCCGCCGCGCTCGCCGAGGGCGCCAACCCGCTGACCGAACGCGAACGGGACGTGCTGCGCGCGGCGGCGGACGGCTCCACCAACGCGGAGATCGCTCGGGCCCTCCACCTCTCGCACGGCACGGTCCGCAACTATCTTTCCACCGCCATCCAGAAGACCGCCGCCCGCAACAGGGCCGACGCGGTACGGATCGCGGCGGACAAGGGCTGGCTGTAG
- a CDS encoding MarR family transcriptional regulator — MPAASRPYRRANNGYGKQSVQPASGQASPGAGDFAFLPERERYVAAYVDHLPEGAAMDIKSLAKDLPLYGQMAIGTALRALGVAGHLRRVRRQVEGEGACRWVTLTFWSRTAHDNEWWTARLESAAAASEQPGAPSVEPCPTTGPDPVVPRQRTAESAPGRSSAPDQPSEAVSAADPGPDRPVPPASPTFPAPCSAPVVAAPAAPPVPEALPATGAPAAVAGPSPAYVALAELGRREPRLTLSAADCEVLEPLAAAWFARGVSAGYLTSALTAGLPEQVGSPVGLVRRRLTDKMPPRMSATPTPPPPPAPGAPAAPVRGLLVECTDCGRPARAEALPDGLCAPCRTAH, encoded by the coding sequence ATGCCCGCAGCTTCGCGCCCGTACCGCCGGGCCAACAACGGCTACGGCAAACAGTCCGTGCAGCCCGCCTCCGGCCAAGCCTCGCCCGGCGCCGGTGACTTCGCGTTCCTGCCGGAGCGCGAGCGGTACGTCGCCGCCTATGTCGATCACTTGCCCGAGGGTGCGGCGATGGACATCAAGTCGCTGGCCAAGGACCTGCCCCTGTACGGCCAGATGGCCATCGGCACCGCCTTGCGCGCGCTCGGTGTGGCCGGCCACCTGCGGCGCGTACGCAGGCAGGTGGAGGGGGAGGGCGCGTGCCGGTGGGTGACGCTCACCTTCTGGTCCCGTACGGCCCACGACAACGAGTGGTGGACCGCCCGACTGGAAAGCGCGGCTGCCGCCTCCGAGCAGCCCGGCGCACCCTCTGTCGAGCCGTGCCCCACCACCGGGCCCGACCCCGTAGTCCCCAGGCAGCGCACCGCCGAGTCGGCCCCCGGCCGGTCTTCGGCCCCGGACCAGCCGTCGGAAGCGGTCAGCGCGGCCGACCCGGGCCCGGACCGGCCGGTGCCCCCGGCGTCCCCGACGTTCCCGGCGCCGTGCAGCGCTCCGGTCGTCGCAGCACCTGCCGCCCCACCCGTTCCTGAAGCTCTCCCGGCAACCGGTGCGCCTGCGGCCGTCGCGGGCCCCTCGCCCGCCTATGTCGCCCTGGCCGAACTGGGCCGCCGTGAGCCGCGCTTGACGCTCTCCGCAGCGGACTGCGAGGTCTTGGAGCCGCTCGCCGCCGCCTGGTTCGCACGCGGCGTCAGCGCCGGGTACCTGACCTCGGCGCTCACCGCTGGGCTCCCCGAGCAGGTCGGCTCGCCGGTCGGGCTGGTGCGCCGCCGCCTCACCGACAAGATGCCGCCCCGGATGTCCGCGACCCCCACCCCGCCGCCGCCCCCGGCACCGGGCGCCCCCGCCGCTCCGGTACGCGGGCTCCTGGTCGAGTGCACCGACTGCGGGCGCCCCGCCCGCGCCGAAGCACTCCCGGACGGCCTCTGCGCCCCCTGCCGCACCGCCCACTAG
- a CDS encoding methyltransferase type 11 has protein sequence MENWQTKAEQLATDTVDPVSRWLPPVARVPRHRLVPRWWEPDGTGAWSLRDGASDPAAWAEAAYADRSLVTRVGGLHADHATPEDRPEGLPTSSATLPSLTVQMLRYARLGDGLPLLDLGTGAGGLTAYASFRVGDKQVTSLDVDPYLTSVAGERLAGLGYHPTMLTADATEHVPGTYERIVSTVGLPPGPGLRPVLAALVPGGRLAMTLARTTLVVTGWKRANGDVVGQVERAMAGFMETRSGDDYPPGRTDLLAHAHEADGDDVSTGRYPVVDVANAWELRSMLEVTAPGVELGFGTRGATRTAYLVHPDGSWARASAESADPPTVHQSGPRRLWDVLERLRHRLNTEGSLPLLGARVLITPDGVVHLSRGEWHTSVGDR, from the coding sequence ATGGAGAACTGGCAGACCAAAGCGGAGCAACTCGCCACCGACACCGTGGACCCCGTGTCCCGCTGGCTCCCGCCGGTGGCGCGCGTACCCCGTCACCGGCTGGTGCCCCGCTGGTGGGAGCCGGACGGGACGGGGGCCTGGTCGCTGCGCGACGGGGCGAGCGACCCGGCGGCCTGGGCCGAAGCGGCGTACGCGGACCGGTCGTTGGTGACACGGGTGGGCGGCTTACACGCCGACCACGCCACGCCCGAGGACCGTCCGGAGGGCCTGCCCACGTCCTCGGCGACGCTGCCGAGCCTCACCGTCCAGATGCTCAGGTACGCACGGCTCGGGGACGGGCTTCCGCTGCTGGATCTGGGCACGGGGGCGGGCGGGCTCACCGCGTACGCGTCGTTCCGCGTCGGGGACAAGCAGGTGACGAGCCTGGACGTGGACCCCTACCTCACCTCGGTCGCGGGTGAGCGGCTCGCGGGGCTGGGGTACCACCCGACGATGCTGACGGCCGACGCGACCGAGCACGTGCCGGGTACGTACGAGCGGATCGTGTCCACGGTCGGGCTGCCGCCGGGCCCCGGGCTCCGCCCGGTGCTGGCCGCGCTCGTGCCCGGCGGGCGTCTCGCCATGACCCTGGCCCGTACGACCCTGGTCGTCACCGGGTGGAAGCGCGCCAACGGGGACGTGGTGGGCCAGGTCGAGCGGGCCATGGCCGGTTTCATGGAGACCCGGTCGGGCGACGACTACCCGCCCGGCCGCACCGACCTGTTGGCCCACGCCCACGAGGCGGACGGGGACGACGTGAGTACGGGCCGCTATCCGGTGGTGGACGTGGCGAACGCGTGGGAGCTGCGGTCCATGCTGGAGGTCACCGCGCCCGGGGTCGAGCTCGGATTCGGTACCCGGGGCGCGACGCGTACCGCGTACCTGGTGCACCCGGACGGCTCGTGGGCCCGGGCGTCCGCCGAGTCGGCCGACCCGCCCACCGTGCACCAGAGCGGCCCCCGGCGGCTGTGGGACGTACTGGAGCGCCTGCGGCACCGGCTCAACACGGAAGGCTCGCTGCCGTTGCTCGGAGCGCGGGTCCTCATCACCCCGGACGGGGTCGTCCACCTGTCCCGGGGCGAGTGGCACACCTCGGTCGGTGACCGGTGA